A genomic stretch from Leptospira selangorensis includes:
- a CDS encoding TetR/AcrR family transcriptional regulator: MPKIVNHEKYKAEILSKCVDILARRGYSAVSMREIATELDVSTGTLYHYFSTKEDIFKELVKFVLNKDIEELQVYSKGEDNQTIEKRVEALFTMVKDRETYFQNLLYIICDVSRLKNHEEEKQLIAEAMKEYVTIITKHLGITNPNLNRLLISIILGTVGQRIVDQESIKLDEVAEVVKDFMGVVLANTFTF; the protein is encoded by the coding sequence ATGCCCAAAATCGTAAACCACGAAAAATATAAAGCCGAGATTCTCTCCAAGTGTGTGGATATTTTGGCGAGGCGAGGGTATTCGGCTGTTTCTATGAGAGAAATCGCCACCGAATTGGATGTTTCCACCGGAACTCTTTACCATTACTTCTCAACTAAAGAAGATATATTTAAAGAACTCGTAAAGTTCGTACTTAATAAGGACATCGAAGAATTACAGGTCTATTCAAAGGGAGAAGATAACCAAACCATCGAAAAAAGAGTAGAAGCACTCTTCACAATGGTAAAGGATAGAGAGACCTATTTCCAAAATCTTCTCTATATCATTTGCGATGTTTCTAGATTAAAAAATCATGAAGAAGAAAAACAACTCATCGCAGAAGCGATGAAAGAATACGTAACCATCATCACAAAACATTTAGGGATTACTAACCCGAATCTGAACAGACTTTTGATCAGTATTATTTTAGGAACAGTGGGCCAAAGGATTGTGGACCAAGAATCCATCAAACTGGATGAGGTAGCCGAAGTAGTGAAAGACTTTATGGGAGTGGTTCTAGCGAACACATTCACTTTTTGA
- a CDS encoding glycerol-3-phosphate dehydrogenase/oxidase — MAKTKDAKTPSFPISSQVFDTLVIGGGITGATTLWDATLRGLKAVLVEKNDFASGTTQATSKLIHGGLRYLKNAEFGLVRESLRERRILAKISPHALKTLGFIIPIYSNSEKWITNIGLGMYDYFSYDRNKNISSDSWIPKYRFLSPEEVVMEAPSLPRNGLKGGFLYYDYQNTNPERHTCEFIFSAEKKGGTALNYTELVAISKQGEVYQAILKDKRSGKTYPVFAKTVVNAAGPWADFVESLAGVGMDKVLVRSKGIHIVTRALTVSKAIVLKKRDKTHMFVLPWRGKTIIGTTDTVFSDSPDKFKVTKSDIQGLLEEINIAFGYSDLTESDVDFYYGGMRPLVEDPGEKSDTYNASRKTEILDHKEKGLPGFYTALGGKYTTSRHLAEKITDKLCEYLPGKFLPCETDQIPLSSGEFSDHSSLVKGLTKKYPKLSGEYLETLGARYGSLAYEVLKYQKTNDEFVTLNNGEEFNTAEIRYIASEEKIEKGTDFFFRRSGVGVPGAPSSESLHRIIEELGKTLGWNPARKKAESSDILSRYHF, encoded by the coding sequence ATGGCCAAAACAAAAGACGCTAAAACTCCTTCTTTTCCGATTTCTTCTCAAGTTTTCGATACCTTAGTGATAGGGGGAGGGATTACAGGTGCCACTACTTTGTGGGATGCCACCTTACGCGGGTTAAAGGCAGTTCTTGTTGAGAAAAATGATTTTGCTTCCGGGACAACCCAAGCCACCTCTAAATTAATTCACGGAGGTTTAAGATATTTAAAAAATGCAGAGTTTGGGCTAGTGCGAGAATCATTAAGAGAAAGAAGGATACTTGCAAAGATCAGTCCTCATGCTCTCAAAACATTAGGCTTTATTATTCCGATATATTCTAATTCAGAAAAGTGGATCACCAATATCGGCCTTGGAATGTATGATTATTTTTCGTACGATCGAAATAAAAATATCAGTTCGGATTCTTGGATCCCTAAATATAGATTTTTATCACCGGAAGAAGTAGTGATGGAAGCTCCGAGTCTTCCTAGAAACGGGCTTAAAGGTGGATTTTTATATTACGATTATCAGAACACGAATCCGGAAAGACATACATGTGAATTCATCTTCTCCGCCGAAAAAAAAGGAGGAACTGCTCTCAATTATACGGAGCTAGTTGCGATTTCTAAGCAAGGAGAAGTTTATCAGGCAATCTTAAAAGATAAAAGAAGCGGTAAAACGTATCCTGTTTTTGCAAAAACAGTGGTGAATGCCGCAGGTCCTTGGGCGGATTTTGTAGAATCTTTGGCAGGAGTTGGAATGGACAAGGTGCTCGTCCGATCCAAAGGGATCCATATTGTAACCAGGGCATTGACCGTTTCCAAGGCGATAGTTTTAAAGAAAAGAGATAAAACTCATATGTTCGTTCTTCCTTGGAGAGGTAAAACAATCATAGGAACAACGGATACCGTATTCTCGGATTCTCCGGATAAATTTAAGGTCACAAAATCCGATATCCAAGGTTTATTAGAAGAAATTAATATTGCATTCGGATATTCGGATCTAACTGAATCGGATGTGGATTTTTATTATGGTGGAATGAGGCCTTTGGTAGAAGATCCCGGTGAAAAATCGGACACTTACAATGCTTCCCGTAAAACTGAAATTTTAGATCATAAAGAAAAAGGGCTTCCAGGATTCTATACTGCTTTGGGCGGAAAATATACGACTAGTAGGCATTTAGCGGAGAAGATTACGGACAAACTCTGCGAGTATCTGCCTGGAAAATTTTTGCCTTGTGAAACGGATCAGATCCCGCTTTCTTCGGGAGAATTTTCGGACCATTCTTCTTTAGTAAAAGGGCTTACTAAAAAATACCCGAAACTCTCCGGGGAATATTTGGAAACCTTAGGCGCTAGATATGGAAGTTTGGCTTACGAAGTTCTTAAATACCAAAAAACGAACGACGAATTTGTGACCTTGAATAATGGAGAAGAGTTCAATACTGCTGAGATCCGTTATATCGCCTCCGAAGAGAAAATTGAAAAGGGGACGGACTTTTTCTTCCGTAGATCAGGAGTAGGAGTGCCTGGCGCACCTTCTTCCGAATCACTTCATAGGATCATCGAAGAATTGGGGAAAACCCTGGGTTGGAACCCTGCGCGAAAAAAAGCGGAAAGTTCGGATATACTCTCTCGTTATCATTTTTGA
- a CDS encoding FAD-binding oxidoreductase gives MFYHELNSKIDYSRSNLRWNAWGANDQDFGRKAQMPEILKLLQREFKLDSIRETPPVSLDEIKLPNGKLSPNDIKSLSAIVGKNNFKNDRYERIFHSAGRSYYDVLRLHFNSLKSFVDGVVYPKKDSEIIKILEYCSKNKITVIPFGGGSSVVGGVEVIKGKGQKAVLSLDMTEMTELVSFDPISMTATFQAGIYGPKLEYGLNLKGYTLGHFPQSFEYSTLGGWVAARSAGQQSNRYGKIEEILSSVKLISPNGTVETLRAPAASIGPDWNQIIAGSEGLLGIISEVTIKIHKIPETRKYFGLVFPDLLSSINFIRKANQEEIKTSMMRLSDANETRLYEYLGELGKKNTPIRKFKKFLQNSYLKSVGIGENKCVVLVGLDGSRQEVDHSFEGLKKLWKKGGAIFAGEKLGQNWIHSRYNMPFLRNHVMQYGMGVDTMETSSTYDKLEDLHKAGIESLQNSIPGSIAMCHLSHSYHEGACLYYTILFPMDPKKPEEQWFKMKRSVSDTFTSFKAPISHHHGVGFDHKKWYESSLGKPGIEALNGLKKVLDQKEILNPGKLFHS, from the coding sequence ATGTTCTACCACGAGCTCAATTCCAAAATCGACTATTCCAGATCCAATCTTAGATGGAATGCCTGGGGGGCAAACGATCAGGACTTCGGTAGAAAGGCTCAAATGCCTGAGATACTCAAACTTCTCCAAAGAGAATTTAAATTAGATTCTATCCGAGAAACACCTCCAGTTTCATTAGATGAGATCAAACTACCTAATGGCAAACTAAGCCCGAATGATATCAAAAGCCTAAGTGCAATCGTAGGTAAAAACAATTTCAAAAACGATAGATATGAGAGAATTTTCCATTCTGCCGGCAGAAGTTATTACGATGTATTAAGACTTCACTTCAATAGCTTAAAATCATTCGTGGACGGAGTAGTTTATCCTAAAAAAGATTCTGAGATTATTAAAATTTTAGAATACTGTTCTAAAAACAAGATCACTGTTATTCCGTTCGGTGGAGGATCTTCCGTAGTGGGCGGAGTCGAAGTGATCAAGGGCAAAGGACAAAAAGCAGTTCTTTCCTTGGACATGACAGAAATGACTGAACTTGTATCTTTTGATCCGATCAGTATGACTGCAACTTTCCAAGCTGGGATCTACGGACCTAAATTAGAATACGGACTCAACTTAAAAGGATACACCTTGGGGCATTTTCCTCAATCTTTCGAGTATTCTACTTTGGGAGGATGGGTCGCGGCAAGAAGTGCGGGACAACAATCCAATCGATACGGAAAGATAGAAGAGATACTAAGTTCCGTAAAACTCATCAGCCCGAACGGAACGGTAGAAACTTTAAGAGCACCTGCCGCTTCTATCGGACCAGACTGGAATCAGATCATCGCAGGCAGCGAAGGTCTTTTAGGAATTATTTCGGAAGTTACGATCAAGATCCATAAAATCCCGGAAACTAGAAAATATTTCGGACTAGTATTTCCAGATCTACTTTCTTCTATCAATTTTATCCGCAAAGCAAACCAAGAAGAGATCAAAACTTCTATGATGAGACTTTCCGATGCAAACGAAACTAGACTCTATGAATATCTAGGAGAACTTGGAAAGAAGAATACACCAATCCGCAAATTCAAAAAGTTCCTGCAGAATTCTTATCTAAAATCAGTAGGTATCGGTGAGAATAAATGTGTCGTTCTAGTAGGATTGGACGGATCAAGACAAGAAGTAGATCATTCTTTCGAAGGTCTCAAAAAACTTTGGAAAAAAGGCGGGGCGATCTTCGCAGGGGAAAAATTAGGTCAAAATTGGATCCATAGCAGGTACAATATGCCTTTCCTAAGAAATCATGTAATGCAGTACGGAATGGGAGTGGATACGATGGAAACTTCCAGTACTTACGATAAATTAGAGGATCTTCATAAAGCAGGAATTGAGTCCTTACAAAATTCCATCCCTGGCTCGATCGCTATGTGCCATTTATCTCATAGTTATCATGAGGGAGCTTGTTTGTATTATACGATCTTATTCCCGATGGATCCCAAAAAACCGGAAGAACAATGGTTTAAGATGAAAAGATCCGTTTCGGATACATTCACTTCTTTTAAAGCTCCGATCAGCCACCATCACGGAGTCGGTTTCGATCATAAAAAATGGTATGAGTCCAGCTTAGGAAAACCAGGTATAGAAGCTTTAAACGGGCTGAAAAAAGTATTGGACCAAAAAGAAATTCTGAACCCAGGAAAATTATTCCATTCTTAA
- a CDS encoding PaaI family thioesterase: protein MANQKDLEDMQKEWEKFSKAAPGLKVPPPAFKELSGEFVSYVRKKEMVCSFYVEPRFSNPMGVFQGGFLAAAFDNTFGPLCYLAAGKPTTTLELSVSYIRMVKENQRITVQAKVVARGNQHIYLEGEAFDEEGKLLAKSTTQVLILRLPGGAA, encoded by the coding sequence TTGGCGAATCAAAAAGATTTAGAAGATATGCAGAAAGAATGGGAGAAGTTTTCCAAGGCCGCACCTGGCTTGAAGGTTCCCCCTCCTGCTTTTAAAGAATTGTCCGGCGAGTTCGTTTCTTATGTAAGGAAGAAGGAGATGGTCTGCAGTTTTTATGTGGAGCCTAGATTCTCCAATCCCATGGGAGTTTTCCAAGGAGGCTTTTTAGCCGCGGCTTTCGATAATACTTTCGGTCCATTATGTTATTTGGCTGCAGGAAAGCCGACCACCACTTTAGAATTAAGCGTTAGCTATATTCGAATGGTAAAAGAGAACCAAAGGATAACTGTACAGGCAAAAGTAGTCGCTCGAGGTAATCAGCATATCTACTTAGAAGGAGAAGCTTTCGACGAAGAAGGTAAACTTCTTGCCAAATCGACCACCCAAGTATTGATCTTAAGACTTCCTGGTGGAGCAGCTTAA
- a CDS encoding AMP-dependent synthetase/ligase, whose translation MKTLADLYQSSKNKYGNQPAFLTKNSSGEFDSVGYSELYELGLQLGTALIELEFPYKGHAAVLADNRLEWIITDYAIVMAGGADVPRGTDVTDSDLNHILPHSGATIVFAENDSVLKKLYQNQSAIQNVHTIILIDKNSKGTGKELRFWDLVQRGKELRDKGNREMEKRISQIQEEDLFTLIYTAGTTGRPKGVPLTHKNIMSQINRIPIKLEAGERILSILPVWHSFERMFEMVCIHFGAGTYYSSVRTLKEDLKKVKPTFMASAPRLWESVYQGIYATVAKSSGVKQSLFHAALFFSSNIQSAKRWLGFRELDLTGRSSIVSSFVGIFKVLQYILNILPATLLDLIVLKKIRQATGGKLKGTVSGGGALPIHVDKFFNAIGIQVLEGYGLTETSPVISVRILDEAVMGTVGPLYKGTSLRVVDPNTSKILWTTEEGGPKGYSVKGEIHVKGDQVMSGYYHDEENTRKVMSGEWFNTGDLGLMTYNDCLKIVGRTKETIVLLGGENVEPVPIENILSQSEFILQCMVIGQDQKYLSALIVPNPEFFPEYKPGVGFSSAEEETKCAAKIQAVIKNAISSTNGFKSFERVVDFRLLPKPFETGDELTAKLSVKRHVVTDKYSGLIRDIYSGKKEEVLR comes from the coding sequence ATGAAAACTCTTGCCGATTTATATCAATCGTCCAAAAATAAATATGGGAATCAGCCCGCGTTTCTAACTAAAAATTCTTCGGGAGAATTCGATTCCGTAGGCTATTCGGAATTGTACGAGTTGGGATTACAGCTTGGGACTGCACTTATAGAATTGGAATTTCCGTATAAGGGACATGCTGCCGTTCTTGCAGATAACCGTTTGGAATGGATTATCACCGATTATGCGATCGTTATGGCGGGTGGCGCGGATGTTCCGAGAGGAACGGATGTCACCGATTCCGATCTAAATCATATTCTTCCTCATAGCGGTGCTACGATCGTATTCGCAGAAAACGATTCAGTCCTAAAAAAACTCTATCAAAACCAAAGTGCAATCCAGAACGTACATACAATTATTCTAATTGATAAGAATTCTAAGGGTACTGGAAAAGAACTCAGATTTTGGGATCTGGTACAAAGAGGAAAAGAATTAAGAGATAAAGGCAACCGTGAAATGGAGAAGAGGATATCCCAAATCCAAGAGGAAGATCTTTTTACGCTGATCTATACCGCTGGAACCACAGGTCGTCCTAAAGGAGTTCCTTTAACTCATAAAAATATAATGTCTCAGATCAATCGTATCCCTATCAAACTAGAAGCAGGAGAAAGGATACTTTCCATTCTTCCTGTATGGCATAGTTTTGAAAGAATGTTTGAGATGGTATGTATCCATTTCGGAGCGGGTACGTATTATTCTTCCGTTAGAACATTGAAGGAAGATCTTAAAAAAGTAAAACCTACGTTTATGGCTTCTGCCCCTAGACTCTGGGAAAGTGTGTATCAGGGGATTTATGCCACAGTAGCTAAGTCTTCCGGCGTAAAACAAAGTCTGTTTCATGCGGCACTCTTTTTCTCTTCAAATATCCAATCCGCAAAACGTTGGCTTGGTTTTAGAGAATTGGATCTAACCGGAAGAAGTTCAATTGTCTCTTCTTTTGTAGGAATTTTTAAAGTTCTACAATATATTTTGAATATTCTTCCGGCTACACTTTTGGATCTGATCGTTTTGAAAAAGATCCGCCAGGCAACCGGCGGAAAATTGAAAGGAACTGTTTCCGGTGGAGGAGCTCTTCCTATCCATGTGGATAAATTTTTTAACGCGATCGGGATCCAAGTTTTGGAAGGATACGGTCTTACTGAAACTTCTCCTGTTATCTCCGTTCGTATTCTGGATGAAGCGGTAATGGGAACAGTAGGTCCTTTGTATAAAGGAACTTCTCTTAGAGTTGTGGATCCAAATACTTCTAAAATCCTTTGGACTACGGAAGAAGGTGGGCCTAAGGGATATTCGGTTAAGGGAGAAATCCATGTAAAAGGGGATCAGGTCATGTCCGGATATTATCACGACGAGGAAAATACTCGTAAAGTGATGAGCGGTGAGTGGTTCAACACAGGAGACCTTGGATTGATGACTTATAATGATTGTTTGAAAATTGTAGGTAGAACAAAAGAAACAATCGTTCTATTGGGTGGCGAGAATGTGGAGCCGGTTCCTATAGAAAATATTTTAAGCCAGTCCGAATTCATACTCCAATGTATGGTGATTGGTCAGGACCAAAAATATCTTTCTGCGCTAATCGTTCCAAATCCGGAATTTTTCCCGGAATACAAACCGGGAGTTGGTTTTAGTTCGGCGGAAGAAGAAACAAAATGTGCGGCAAAAATCCAAGCTGTGATCAAAAATGCAATTTCTTCAACGAATGGATTCAAATCATTCGAAAGGGTAGTGGACTTTAGATTATTGCCTAAACCTTTCGAGACCGGTGATGAACTTACTGCAAAACTTTCAGTAAAACGACACGTTGTGACAGATAAGTATTCTGGTTTAATTCGGGATATATATTCAGGCAAAAAAGAAGAAGTTCTGAGATAA
- a CDS encoding SpoIIE family protein phosphatase, producing MSYTSSRAGSFQNKWNSILGFFKKDPDREVYEKEYIHDLKRQNRAIQYPGAVLAMFVWLGFAFGTDQKLHPEFPELFYFRIGFSLVGVLCLIFLLLDTLFRIPTRKYSLEMAYVFIAYLLLCTSFFTGRIADDPNYVSGLQIALITIVFVPLPKNSYFVFLILSFISFVSSALIYSPNLSTPQAAYSMQNLGIAFLLTLVFSIILERYRFVSFVSRFKIQESNKEISEKMQQIQALKEKQDGDYFLTALLLSPLIKLDNSENSAVKVEFLLDQYKKFSFKEKDYELGGDFLSAYIVKIQDRDYTAFINGDAMGKSIQGAGGALVLGSVFNSIISRTRLSPEIQSKSPERWLKEAFIDLQNVFETFDGFMLISAVLGIVEHSTGAMYYINAEHPWPVLYRDGKAMFLGAESNIRKLGISEMFGTKIQVQTFRMLPGDTIFCGSDGRDDLVLEEDFSGKRVMNEDETIFLASVEESGGKLKTIRRSLISRGKLSDDLSILSISYNPTRNPYMEDKKSISEAESIFQKGNTKDAIRVLEEGLNKSGVVGERYFPQVAKLLSRWYDKISEFKKAAEWAEKSLSWDPSETELLFYSSILWKKAYTQKKDSEYLKSAAELGEKLRVRSPNHLKNLINLSDIYRLLGNSFRAKKLLDEASLLSPDDPKIAELRKRL from the coding sequence ATGTCATATACTTCCTCCCGGGCAGGTAGTTTTCAAAACAAATGGAATTCTATTCTAGGTTTTTTTAAGAAGGACCCAGATCGAGAAGTGTATGAAAAAGAATACATTCATGATCTGAAAAGACAGAACCGCGCCATCCAGTATCCAGGTGCAGTACTTGCGATGTTTGTATGGTTGGGTTTCGCTTTTGGAACGGACCAAAAATTACATCCCGAATTTCCTGAACTTTTTTATTTCCGGATCGGATTCTCCCTAGTTGGAGTTCTTTGTTTAATTTTCCTTCTATTGGATACATTGTTTAGGATCCCCACTCGCAAATATAGTTTGGAAATGGCATATGTATTCATTGCCTACCTTCTACTTTGTACCTCCTTTTTCACGGGTAGAATTGCAGACGATCCAAATTACGTATCAGGACTACAGATCGCTCTTATCACGATCGTATTTGTTCCTCTTCCTAAAAATTCATATTTCGTATTTTTAATATTATCTTTCATTTCTTTCGTCAGTTCCGCCCTTATTTATTCTCCGAATTTGAGCACTCCTCAGGCTGCGTATTCCATGCAGAATCTTGGGATTGCATTCCTTCTGACCCTGGTCTTCTCTATAATCCTGGAAAGATATCGTTTCGTTAGCTTTGTAAGCAGATTTAAGATCCAAGAAAGTAATAAAGAAATTTCGGAAAAAATGCAGCAGATCCAGGCTTTAAAAGAAAAGCAGGACGGAGATTATTTTTTAACAGCACTTCTTCTCTCTCCTTTGATCAAATTAGACAATTCCGAAAATTCCGCGGTCAAAGTGGAATTCCTACTGGATCAATACAAAAAATTCTCCTTCAAGGAAAAAGATTACGAACTGGGGGGAGACTTCTTAAGCGCGTATATAGTAAAAATACAAGATAGAGATTACACTGCATTCATTAACGGAGACGCGATGGGAAAATCCATCCAGGGTGCAGGCGGTGCATTGGTCTTAGGTTCGGTATTTAATTCTATCATAAGTCGAACTAGACTTTCTCCGGAGATACAATCTAAGTCTCCGGAACGCTGGTTGAAAGAAGCGTTTATAGACCTACAAAATGTATTCGAAACGTTCGACGGTTTTATGTTGATCTCCGCGGTTTTGGGGATCGTAGAACATTCTACCGGAGCAATGTATTATATAAATGCGGAACATCCTTGGCCTGTATTATACAGGGATGGAAAGGCGATGTTTTTAGGAGCGGAATCCAATATTCGTAAATTAGGTATTTCCGAAATGTTCGGTACCAAGATCCAAGTCCAAACATTCCGAATGCTTCCTGGAGATACGATCTTCTGCGGATCTGACGGTAGAGATGATCTGGTATTAGAAGAGGATTTTTCAGGTAAAAGAGTGATGAACGAGGATGAGACAATCTTCTTAGCCTCTGTGGAAGAAAGTGGCGGAAAATTAAAAACGATCCGTAGATCCCTTATTAGTAGAGGAAAACTTTCGGATGATTTAAGTATATTATCTATTTCTTATAATCCTACCAGAAATCCTTATATGGAAGATAAAAAATCCATCTCGGAAGCAGAGTCCATTTTCCAAAAAGGAAACACAAAGGATGCAATACGAGTTTTGGAAGAAGGTTTAAATAAATCAGGCGTAGTTGGAGAACGTTATTTTCCTCAGGTTGCCAAACTTCTATCCAGATGGTACGATAAAATATCAGAATTCAAAAAAGCTGCAGAATGGGCGGAGAAGTCCCTATCCTGGGATCCTTCTGAAACAGAACTTTTATTTTATTCTTCTATACTTTGGAAGAAGGCTTATACGCAGAAAAAAGACTCTGAATATCTGAAATCAGCTGCGGAACTCGGTGAAAAGTTAAGGGTACGTTCTCCGAATCATTTGAAAAATCTGATCAACCTGTCGGATATTTATAGATTACTTGGCAATTCTTTCCGGGCGAAAAAATTATTGGATGAGGCATCTCTCCTTTCTCCGGATGATCCGAAGATCGCAGAGTTAAGAAAACGTCTATAG
- a CDS encoding patatin-like phospholipase family protein translates to MNPLFSIETKLKNGIRTAWQELGIKKEIALAIAGGGIKAFYGLGFAYTLRTWGLKIKEVSGVSAGAAMAISTLSETEEDSSNYFQELTKRNPKNFYWNRLLRISAPFPHHGIARRTVEYCLRFSKLISKAAKIRIHTVEIPNESLDKNKKGQPIQRILFAKAASIIRAYFKDETLRRKGEQPYEVLQKMKDWGWREKVFTEKDLTDPETITQIVMNSCSAFPVLPLQSFNGNYYLDGGLTNNLLLEDFSSDLPKIGVFYEPTTLVGKSASVLSDTLLVSPEGPFIEQGFDYTNPNLVRHAFETGRKDAEEQKERILSHLDPNWKKHLHSFFEQIK, encoded by the coding sequence ATGAACCCGCTTTTTTCTATAGAAACTAAATTAAAAAACGGTATCCGGACCGCATGGCAAGAATTAGGGATCAAAAAGGAAATCGCTCTCGCAATCGCAGGCGGAGGGATCAAAGCGTTTTACGGATTGGGTTTTGCATATACACTAAGGACTTGGGGTCTAAAAATTAAGGAAGTTTCTGGAGTAAGCGCCGGAGCCGCAATGGCGATCAGCACCTTATCCGAAACAGAGGAAGACAGTTCGAATTATTTCCAAGAACTTACTAAACGAAATCCTAAAAATTTTTATTGGAATCGACTTCTTAGGATAAGTGCCCCCTTCCCTCACCATGGTATCGCGAGAAGAACTGTAGAATATTGCCTCCGATTTTCCAAACTTATCTCTAAGGCCGCAAAGATCAGGATACATACCGTAGAGATCCCGAATGAAAGTTTGGACAAAAACAAAAAGGGACAACCGATCCAAAGGATACTTTTTGCTAAGGCGGCTTCTATTATTCGTGCTTATTTTAAGGACGAAACCTTAAGAAGAAAAGGAGAACAACCTTATGAAGTATTACAAAAAATGAAAGATTGGGGATGGAGAGAAAAAGTTTTTACGGAGAAGGACCTAACCGATCCTGAAACAATCACTCAGATCGTAATGAACTCTTGCTCTGCCTTCCCGGTTTTGCCCCTTCAAAGTTTTAATGGAAATTATTATCTGGACGGCGGCTTAACGAATAATCTTCTGCTTGAGGACTTCTCCTCCGACCTGCCTAAGATAGGAGTTTTTTACGAGCCTACTACCTTAGTGGGAAAATCCGCCTCGGTCTTATCGGATACATTGCTTGTTTCCCCGGAAGGACCATTTATAGAGCAGGGGTTTGACTATACGAATCCAAACCTTGTGAGGCATGCATTCGAGACAGGACGTAAGGATGCGGAAGAACAAAAGGAAAGGATCTTAAGTCATCTGGACCCAAACTGGAAAAAACACTTGCATTCTTTTTTCGAACAAATAAAATAA
- a CDS encoding helix-turn-helix domain-containing protein → MDLETAYLVFGIAFGWIWSLGILLSPASLGERTRASLIMFCSSFWLVGAATFLSGLVKTYPVLYAIHIPFALGIAPLLYIHFQITLLGLELSKKENLLHFLPILFSVILLLPFWLGSEEFRLRTLQEITQGKTYSSILVFLQITPKISILSYFLPLLWIYRSYLFRSEQDENEERARRMFLIFICLVCFVIFWGLTGSILRRIEFVKESIFSLPVLLVVGFLLSQREPNWLGFVGKSLREVRYKKSRLKGMDESKIKDRLEALMRREKAYADEDLTLSQLAEELGLTNHQLSEFLNQRLSMKFSDYINSWRVEEAKVLLLEDPDRSILAISESVGFNSKSAFNEAFKKFVDSTPSEFRKTAVLYKASLKF, encoded by the coding sequence ATGGATTTAGAAACTGCTTATTTAGTTTTTGGGATTGCCTTCGGTTGGATCTGGTCTTTGGGGATCTTACTTTCTCCCGCTTCTTTGGGAGAAAGGACCAGAGCCTCTCTAATCATGTTTTGTTCTTCTTTCTGGCTTGTGGGAGCTGCAACATTCCTTTCCGGGTTGGTCAAAACATATCCGGTCTTGTATGCGATCCATATTCCTTTTGCATTGGGAATTGCTCCTCTTCTATATATCCACTTTCAGATCACTTTACTCGGACTGGAACTTTCTAAAAAAGAGAACCTTCTTCATTTTCTGCCAATTCTATTTTCCGTAATTTTACTTTTACCTTTTTGGCTCGGCTCAGAAGAATTTAGACTTCGCACATTACAAGAGATCACACAAGGAAAAACCTACTCGAGTATACTTGTGTTCCTGCAGATCACTCCTAAAATTTCGATCCTTTCCTATTTTCTACCTTTGCTCTGGATTTACAGAAGTTACTTATTCCGTTCAGAACAAGACGAGAATGAAGAAAGAGCCAGAAGAATGTTTTTAATCTTCATATGCCTCGTTTGTTTTGTGATCTTCTGGGGACTCACTGGTTCCATTTTAAGAAGAATTGAATTCGTAAAAGAGAGTATATTCAGCCTTCCGGTTTTGTTAGTGGTAGGTTTTTTACTATCTCAGCGGGAACCGAATTGGCTTGGCTTTGTTGGAAAAAGTTTAAGAGAAGTCCGTTATAAAAAATCTAGACTGAAAGGAATGGATGAATCTAAGATTAAAGATCGTTTAGAAGCATTGATGAGAAGAGAGAAGGCTTATGCGGACGAAGATCTTACACTTTCACAACTTGCAGAAGAGTTAGGCCTAACCAACCACCAACTATCCGAATTTTTAAACCAACGTCTATCCATGAAATTTTCGGATTATATCAATTCATGGAGGGTAGAAGAAGCAAAAGTTTTGCTCTTAGAAGATCCTGATCGTTCTATTTTAGCGATTTCAGAATCAGTTGGATTCAATTCTAAATCTGCATTTAATGAAGCATTTAAGAAATTTGTGGATTCTACACCTAGCGAATTCAGAAAAACCGCAGTCTTATACAAAGCTTCGTTAAAATTTTAA